The genomic window GGTGACCAACAGGCCCTCGTCCACCCCGAGTGGGGACGACCCGGCGGCGGTGCCGGTGCCGACCCCGACCGTGGTCGTCGCCTCCCGCGTCCCGTCGTCCGCGACCCGCGTCGTGGCGCACACCTGCCAGGCGGCGGTGGTGAGCTGGTCGGCGGACGGCAGGGAGTCGGGGGCGCCGGGGATGCCGATGGGGGCTCCGCGGGGCACGTCGGCGAGGGTGGCCCGGGAGACCTGCTCGACCTTGCCGCTCTTGCCGGTGACGAGCTTGGCGGAGGTGTAGTTGAGGACGGGGCGCAGGACGCCGTCGCCGTAGAGGTAGCGCGCGCCGGTCTCCTTCTCCATGATCAGCACGCCGGGCTCGCGCCAGTTGTCGGAGTCGCGCGGGAAGATCAGCCCGAAGACCGTGAAGCCGACGCAGAGCAGCAGCCCGATGAAGAAGCCGACGACGGCGCCCCGGCGGGTGCGGCTCATCGGGGTGTCGAGGGCGTCGGGGTCGGCGGCGAGCATGCCGGAGGTGAGCCGGCCGACGGTGAAGGAGTACGCCTGGACCTGGTCGCGTCGGGACTGCATGGCGTCAGCTCCACATCTCGCGCAGCGCGGGGAGCACCCCGAGGTCGATCAGGACCAGCGGGAGCAGGGCGACGGCCGCCAGCGAGTGCAGCAGATCGGCGGCCCGGCCCCAGTACGGGATGAACCGCCGGCCCGGCACATGCCACGCGGCGACCACAAGGCCCGCGCAGGCCGCGGCGGCGACCGCGAGGGCGATGCCCCGGGCGGCGGCCCCGTCCGCCCAGACGCCGACGACCGGCAGCAGCAGGGCGCCGTAGCAGCCGGGCAGGACGACGGCCAGGTGCTGCCGGGCGCTGGTCATGCCCCGCCCGTGCAGGACGAGCAGCAGGCTGAGCACCCCGCCGAGGGCGTACGGCTCCCAGCCGCTGCCCGCCGACAGCGCGGTCAGGCATGCCACGCACACGAGGCCGGCGGCCCCGTACAGGGCGGTCATGTAGCGGTCGGCGACGGCGGTACGGGTCAGGATCGCGCGGGCGGGCAGCGGGTCGATGCCCTCCTGGAGCTGGGCGGCGTTGGTCGGCAGCGGCGGCAGTGCGAGCCCCGACAGCCGGAAGGAGATGACGGGGACGAAGGTGCCGAGGAGGGCGGTGAGGGCGGCGATCGACCCGGCGGTCTCGGAGGGACCGAGGCCCGCCGACAGCCCGATGATCCCGGCGGCAGCGCCCAGCAGGCACACCAGTACCACCGCCGCGAACAGCGCGGCAGTCGCCGCGGCCGCCGACACCGCGAGCACCGCGCCCCCGGCCGCCGCGGTCGCCCCGGCGAGCAGCCGCGCGCCGAGCAGCTCGGGTCCCTCGGGACCGGACGGCACCAGCCAGCCCGCGAGCCCGAAGAACGGTACGGCCAGCACCCCGAGTACGGTCCCGACGACCGCGTCGCCCATGGCCCGCGACGCGGCGAACGCGCCGAGCAGCAGCAGGACGCCCAGGCCCATCGCGACCCCGGACCGGACCCCGGCGACATCCATGCCGGCGAGGACGACGAACCCGGCGGCGAGCGCGGCCACCGCGAGACCGAGGAGCAGCCGTCGGGTGAACTCCGGCCGCCACTGGTCGGACCGCTCGCCCATGCCGGTCGAGACGCCGTCGATGAGGTCGTCGAAGTGGACCGGCGGAAGCTGCTCGCGCCGGGGCCGCAGATAGACGGTCTCCCCGTCCCGCAGGCCCAGTTCGGCCGGCGTCGCGTCCTCGTCGAGCGCGGGCGACCCGAGCCGTTGAAGCACCCAGCCGCCGTGTTCGAGCCCGCTCTCGTCGAGGCTCGTGCCCTCGGGCGCCGCATGGCCGACGAGGGCCGGCAGGAGATCGGCGAGCGCGGCGTCGGACGGCACGGCGATGTCGATGACCCGCTCCGGGGCGTGCACCACGAGCCGGGTGAGCTCGGCGACGATGACGCCGACGTTGGCTGTGCCGTTGGCTGTGCCGTTTGCTGCGCTCACGCGACCCTTCCGTTTCCACCGGGGACGGAACTCTCCGAACGCCAGCGAAGCTAGCCCGGCCTCGGCCGCCTCCCCGAGTCCCGGACGACTTCCGTTCCCCATCGGCCCCTTGTCCGTGCCTGAAAGGGAGCGGCCCGGCTCGGACGGGGCACATGGACGGACGCCGTCGTCCAAAACTGGGGGTCGTCGACCGGGGCCGTCTTTCAGGGGCGCGGGACTGTGCCGATCTGCGGCTCCGCCGCGTGGGCGCGACCAGCCCCCACTCACCCGCCACTCACCCGCAGACAACCGAAAGCCCGCGTACCGCCCCGCCCCGAGAGGACCCACGCGTGAGTCTCCTACTGTTCCGCCGCCCCCCACGCCGCCCCGGCCCCGAGGCCCCGGGCGGCCAACTGGAGCTCCAGGAACCCCCCGTCCTCCCGGAACGCCAGAGCGGCCTCTCCGCCCTGTTCACCTACCTCCCGATGGCCGTCGCCTCACTCGGGATGGTTCTGATCTTCGTCCGCCCGGGCGGCACCGGAGGCAACGGCGTCTACATGTACTTGATGGGCGGCATCGTGCTGCTCTCCACCGTGGCGATGCTCATCGGCCAGCTCGTGCGCACCGCGAGCGAGCGCAAACAGCGCGTCAGCGGCGACCGCCGGGACTACCTGCGCTACCTGTCGCAGAGCCGCCGCCGGGTGCGCGAGGTGGTCGTACGCCAGCGCGACGCGCACGCCTGGCGGAACCCCCACCCGGCCGCCCTGTGGTCGGTGGTGCGCACCACCCGGCTGTGGGAACGCCGGGCCGGGCACGGCGACTTCGGGGAGGTGCGGCTCGCGGTCGGCGAGCAGCGGCTCGGCCTGCGTCTGGCCCCGATGCAGACCAAGCCCGTCGAGGACCTCGAACCGCTCGCCGCGCACGCCCTGCGCCGCTTCATCCGCGCCTACACCTCCGTCGCCGACCAGCCCATCGCCGTACATCTGCGCGGCTACGAGCGGGTGCGGCTGCGCGGCGACATGGACGCGGCCCGTGCCATGGTCCGGGCCGTCCTCGCCCAGCTCGCCGTCTTCCACGCCCCCGAGGAACTGCGGATCACGGTCTGCGCGGGCGACGCGGAACTCGCCCACTGGGAGTGGACCAAGTGGCTGCCGCACGCCCTGCACGCCACCACCGTGGACGGCGCGGGCCAGCGCCGGCTCATCGCGGCCACCACGTCCGAGCTGGAGGAACTGCTCGGCGACGACTTCACCACCCGCCCCCGCTTCGACCCGGGGGCGGCCCCCGCCATGGACGAGCCGTTCACCGTCGTCCTCCTCGACGGGGCCGAGGTGTCCGCCAACTCCCGTCTCTCCGGCGGCGGTTACCGCAACTGCGTGGTCATCGACGTCGACGGCTCGCTGCCCTGGGAGAACGGCCCGCACATCCTCGGCCTCGACATCACCCCCGACCTCCTGCAGATGGCCGGCCAGGACCGCAACGGCCGCGAGACCACCTCACCCCTCGGCCGCCCCGACGCCCTCAGCCCGGTCCGCGCCCGCGCGCTGGCCCGGCTGCTGGCCCCGTACCGGATGAGTGTGGCCTCCGAGATCACCGAACCACTCGCCACGGACTTCGACCTCACCACCCTGCTGGGCGTCCCCGACCTGCACACCTACGACATCTCCCGGCTCTGGGAGCACCGCGGTCCGGGGGAGAGCGACCATCTGCGCGTGCCCGTCGGCATCGCCGCCGACGGCTCTCCCGTCGAGCTCGACATCAAGGAGTCCGCGCAGAACGGCATGGGCCCGCACGGCATGCTCATCGGCGCCACCGGCTCCGGCAAGAGCGAACTCCTGCGCACCCTCGTCTCCGCGCTGGCCCTGACCCACTCCTCCGAGGTGCTCAACCTCGTCCTCGTCGACTTCAAGGGCGGCGCCACCTTCCTCGGCCTGGAACACCTCCCGCACACCTCCGCCGTCATCACCAACCTGGCCGACGAGGCCGCCCTGGTGACGCGTATGCGCGACGCCGTGCACGGCGAACTCATCCGCCGTCAGGAGCTGTTGCGGTCGGCCGGCAACTACAGCTCGCTCCTCGAATACGAGCGCGCACGACTGTCCGGCACCCCCCTGGACCCCCTGCCGTCGCTCTTCGTCGTCGTCGACGAGTTCAGCGAACTCCTCGCCGCGCACCGGGACTTCATCGACCTGTTCGTGATGATCGGCCGTCTCGGCCGCAGCCTCGGCGTCCATCTGCTGCTGGCCTCGCAGCGCCTCGACGAGGGCCGGGTGCACCAGTTGGAGTCCCACCTCTCGTACCGCATCGGCCTGCGCACCTTCTCCGCGATGGAGAGCCGGGGCGTGCTCGGTGTGCCCGACGCCCACCAGTTGCCCTCCGCCCCCGGCAACGGCTTCCTCAAGAGCGACCAGGCCACGCTGACCCGGTTCAAGGCCGCGTACGTCTCCGGCCCGTACCGCGCGAAGCGCCAGGCGGCCCAGATCGCCGTCGGCCCCGGGGGAGTGGTGCGCTACGACGCCGGATACGTCCTGCCGGCCCATCCGGCGCCGGATCCGGACCCGGGCATTGCGGACCCGGACTCCAACGGCCTGCCGGACGAGGAGGAGACCGAGAGCCTCCTCCAGGTGGCCGTGAACCGTCTCCACGACCTGCCGGGCAACCGCCCCGCCCACCGCATCTGGCTCCCCCCGCTCTCCACCGCCCCGACCCTCGACGAACTCCTTGCCGCCCAAGCCGAGTTGGAGGCGACTCCGGACGACAACTACCGCGCCGTACGCCCCCACGGCAGCGGCCTCCGTATCCCCGTGGGCATCGTCGACCGCCCCTTCGAACAGCGCCGGGACCCGCTGCTCGCCGACCTGAGCGGCGCGGGCGGCCACGTCGGCATCGCGGGCGGCCCGCAGAGCGGCAAGAGCACGCTGCTGCGCACCCTGATCACGGCGCTGGCCGTCACCCACACCCCCCGCGAAGTGCAGTTCTACTGCCTGGACTTCGGCGGTGGCAGCCTCACCGCCCTCACCGGCCTGCCCCACGTCGGCTCGGTCACCGGCCGAGTGGACGTGGAACGCATCAACCGCACCGTAGGGGAGATCACCTCTCTCCTCGCCCGCAGGGAAACGGCGTTCGCGGCCGAGGGCGTCGACTCGATGGCGACGTACCGCCGCCGCCGGGCGGCGGGCGAGTTCGCGGACGACCCGCACGGGGACGTCTTCCTCGTCATCGACGGCTGGTCGATTCTCCGCCAGGACTTCTACGACCTGGGCCAGACCATCATCCAACTCGCCGCCCGGGGGCTGAACTACGGCATCCACCTGATGGTCGCCTCGCCCCGCTGGGCGGACATCCCGTCCGCCCTGCGCGACCAGATAGCCAGCAAGTTCGAGCTGCGCCTCGGCGACGCGGTCGACTCGATCGTCGGCATGCGCAAGGCCCAGGAGGTCCCCAGGATCGCGGGCCGCGGCCTGACCGAGGACAAACACCACTTCCTCACCGCCCTGCCCCGCATCGACGGCAGCGGCACCCCCGCCGACCTCACCGAGGCCACCCAGGCCCTCGTCACCGCCGTCCGCGAGGCGTGGGACGGCCCGGCCGCCCCCTCCGTACGCATGCTGCCCGCGACGCTCGCGGTGAGCGAGCTGCCCCCCGCCGAGGGCATCCGGATCCCCCTGGGCGTGGAGGAGAACGAACTGGCGCCGTTCTGGCACGACTTCGACGCGACGCCGCACCTGATCGTGGTCGGCGACACGGAGAGCGGCAAGACGAACCTCCTCCGCCACATAGCCCGCTCCATCACCGCCCGATACACCAGCTCCGAAGCGCTGTTCGCCATGGTCGACCTGCGCCGCGAGCTCTACGACGCGGTCCCCGAGGACCACCGTCTCAGCTACGCGGTCTCCCTGGACGCGGTCCGCGAGATGGCCGCCGCGGCCGCCGCCGCGATGGTCCCCCGCATCCCGGGCCCCGAGATCACCCCCGACCGGCTGCGCGACCGCGACTGGTGGCACGGCCCCCAGGTCTTCCTCCTCATCGACGACTACGACCTGGTCAGCGGCAACACCTACGGCTCCACGCCCTTCGACCCCCTCCTCGAACACCTCAGCCACGGCGCCGAAATGGGCCTCCACCTCATCGTCGCCCGCTCCGCTGGCGGCGCAGGCCGCGCCATGAGCGACCCCCTCCTCCGCCGCCTCATCGACGCCAACACACCGAGCGTCCTGCTCTCCTGCCCCCCGTCCGAGGGCATCCTCTTCGGCGACGTCAAGCCCCGCGAGTTCCCGCCGGGGCGGGGGCTGTGGATCTCACGGCGGCGTACGACGCAGGTGCAGACGGCGCTGTCGGAGGAGTAGACGGTGTTGTCGGAGGAGTAGGCGGCGCTGTCGGAGGAGTAGAAGGTGCTGTCGGAGGAGTAGGCGGCGGGCCGTTGCGGCGGCGGGCGCCCCGATGCATCGCTCAGCCGACACCCCCGCCCGCCCCGACGCATCGCTCAGCCAAGTCCCCCCGCCCGCCACCCCCGAGCCCGCCCCCGGGGTACGACCACTCCCAGGGCCACCGCGATCACGGCCAGGAACGCCGCGCCCCCGGCCACGACCCACGCGGTCCGCCCCGACATGACGCGTGGCCGTTCCGGCACCCGGTACGAGTCGTTCGCGCCGGCCCGGGCCACCGCACCCGGCGACGGCTCGTCCACCGCGATCCCGGAGACCGCCTCCGCCGGGTCCACCAGGCCGTACCCCGCCAATGGATCCGGCACCGTCCCGTCGGCCCGTACCGCGGTCGCCCGGAGCCGTTCGACGACCGCCCGTGCGGACAGCGAGGGATCATGCGCGCGCACCAACGCGGCCGTGCCCGCCACGAAGGCCGCCGCCACCGCGTCCCCGCCGCCCACGAAGTGCCCGCCGCCGGGCCCGGCCCCGACCACCCGGTCCCCGGGCGCGACCAGATCCGGAGGTGAGGACAAGGCCTTGCGCCCGGTGGGGTACGGCCCCCCGTCCACCCCGACGGCGGCCACGCCGACGACCCCGGGCAGCGCCGCCGGATAGGCGGCCGCACTGCTCTGCGGCCCTCCGGCCGCCGGAGCGACCACGACGACGTCCTTCTTCACGGCGGCGGCGACCGCCGCCCGCAGCCGCTTGCTCGACGCCCCGTACGCCACCGACACCAGCACCACGTCGGACCCGCCCCGCACCGCCGCGTCGACACCGGCGGCGATGGCGTCCGCGTCCGTGGACCCCTCGGCCGTCGTGGCCCGCACCCCGAACACCCGGGCGCGCGGCGCGACCCCCACGAGCCCGACCCCGTCCCGCCGACCACCGGCGACGATGCCCGCGGCGAACGTCCCGTGCCCCACACAGTCCCGCTTCCCGTCCCCCGCCGAACGCCCCTTCAGCCCGGCCGCCCCGGCGTCCACCCCGGTGTCCACGATCCCGACGGTCACCCCGTCACCCAGGCTCAGCTCCTGCGCCCGCCGCAGCCCGAGCAACTGCTGCGCCCACGGCGTCCGTTCCACGACCACCTTCGAGACAGGGGTGCAGCCGCCCTCCGCGCCCACCTGGTCGGGCAGGCGCGGCAGCGCCGGCTCTTCCGAGGCCGACGACGAAGCCGGAGCTGACGCCGCGGCTCCGGCTCCGGCTCCGACAGGCACGGCGGCGTGGGCACCCGTAAATCCCCCGGCCCCCAGCACCGCCGTACACCCGAACACGACCCCGATCCCACCCCTGACACCCTGCTGCCACCTGCGCACGTTCCCGCACCCTCCCTGCCCTCGCCGCTCTGCCCTTGTCGCTGTTCCATGGGGGTTCGATGCGACAGCCGGGCCGAAAGTTCGGAGCCGCCCCCCTGGATACGTGGCGGCAATGTGCGTACCGCATGGTGGTGCCATGCAGTTACCCCACAACATCGGCCGCTACCGGCTGGAGAAGCGGCTGGGTTCCGGGGCCTTCGGTGTCGTCTGGATGGCACACGACGACTCGCTCCAGGCACCCGTAGCGATCAAGGTCATGGCCGACAACTGGGCCCACCGGCTGGACCTGAGGGAACGTTTCCTGTCGGAGGCCCGGCTGCTGCGGCAGGCCGCCTCGCCCCGCGTGGTGCAGGTCCACGACATCGGCGAACTCCCCGACGAACGCCCCTACTTCGTCATGGAGTACGCCGACGGCGGCACCCTGGAGGACAGGCTGGCCGACGGTCCGCTGCCGCCCGACGAGGCGCTGCGGCTCGCGACGGAGGCGGCCCGCGCGGTGGCGGTGCTGCACGAGGCGGGCATCCTGCACCGCGACATCAAGCCGTCGAACATGCTGCTCCGCTCGGAACTCGGCGCCGAGCGGCCCCGTCTGCTCGTGGCCGACCTCGGCCTCGCCAAGAGCCTCGCGCATGCCTCGGGTCTCACCATGACGGCGGGTTCGGCCGGATACATGGCCCCCGAACAGGCCGAGCCCGGCGAGGGAATCGACGCCCGCGCCGACGTCTACGGCCTCGGCGCCCTCGCCTACCATCTCCTCACCGGCACCGTCCCCGCGTCGCCCGGCAAGGTCGTCCCACCCGGCACCCTCCGCCCCGGCCTCCCCGCGCGCACCGAGCAGTCGATCATGCGCGCCCTGGAGACGAACCGCGACCTCCGCTGGCCCACCGCCACGGCCTTCGCCAATGAACTGGCCGACCTGGCAACCCAGTTGCCGGACACTCCCGACGCCCAGTCGACCGGTGCCCCCGGTGCCCCCGATGCCTCCGCCCCCGCCGCACCCGGCGCCCCCGATGCTCAGGCGACCGGCTCGTCCGTCGCCGAGCCGACTGCTGGTCCTGTCGCCGAGCCGACTGCTGGTCCTGTCGCCGAGCCGACTGCTGGTCCTGTCGCCGAGCCGACTGCTGGTCCTGTCGCCGAGCCGACTGCTGGTCCTGTCGCCGAGCCGACTGCTGGTCCTG from Streptomyces sp. DSM 40750 includes these protein-coding regions:
- the eccD gene encoding type VII secretion integral membrane protein EccD, giving the protein MSAANGTANGTANVGVIVAELTRLVVHAPERVIDIAVPSDAALADLLPALVGHAAPEGTSLDESGLEHGGWVLQRLGSPALDEDATPAELGLRDGETVYLRPRREQLPPVHFDDLIDGVSTGMGERSDQWRPEFTRRLLLGLAVAALAAGFVVLAGMDVAGVRSGVAMGLGVLLLLGAFAASRAMGDAVVGTVLGVLAVPFFGLAGWLVPSGPEGPELLGARLLAGATAAAGGAVLAVSAAAATAALFAAVVLVCLLGAAAGIIGLSAGLGPSETAGSIAALTALLGTFVPVISFRLSGLALPPLPTNAAQLQEGIDPLPARAILTRTAVADRYMTALYGAAGLVCVACLTALSAGSGWEPYALGGVLSLLLVLHGRGMTSARQHLAVVLPGCYGALLLPVVGVWADGAAARGIALAVAAAACAGLVVAAWHVPGRRFIPYWGRAADLLHSLAAVALLPLVLIDLGVLPALREMWS
- the eccCa gene encoding type VII secretion protein EccCa, producing the protein MSLLLFRRPPRRPGPEAPGGQLELQEPPVLPERQSGLSALFTYLPMAVASLGMVLIFVRPGGTGGNGVYMYLMGGIVLLSTVAMLIGQLVRTASERKQRVSGDRRDYLRYLSQSRRRVREVVVRQRDAHAWRNPHPAALWSVVRTTRLWERRAGHGDFGEVRLAVGEQRLGLRLAPMQTKPVEDLEPLAAHALRRFIRAYTSVADQPIAVHLRGYERVRLRGDMDAARAMVRAVLAQLAVFHAPEELRITVCAGDAELAHWEWTKWLPHALHATTVDGAGQRRLIAATTSELEELLGDDFTTRPRFDPGAAPAMDEPFTVVLLDGAEVSANSRLSGGGYRNCVVIDVDGSLPWENGPHILGLDITPDLLQMAGQDRNGRETTSPLGRPDALSPVRARALARLLAPYRMSVASEITEPLATDFDLTTLLGVPDLHTYDISRLWEHRGPGESDHLRVPVGIAADGSPVELDIKESAQNGMGPHGMLIGATGSGKSELLRTLVSALALTHSSEVLNLVLVDFKGGATFLGLEHLPHTSAVITNLADEAALVTRMRDAVHGELIRRQELLRSAGNYSSLLEYERARLSGTPLDPLPSLFVVVDEFSELLAAHRDFIDLFVMIGRLGRSLGVHLLLASQRLDEGRVHQLESHLSYRIGLRTFSAMESRGVLGVPDAHQLPSAPGNGFLKSDQATLTRFKAAYVSGPYRAKRQAAQIAVGPGGVVRYDAGYVLPAHPAPDPDPGIADPDSNGLPDEEETESLLQVAVNRLHDLPGNRPAHRIWLPPLSTAPTLDELLAAQAELEATPDDNYRAVRPHGSGLRIPVGIVDRPFEQRRDPLLADLSGAGGHVGIAGGPQSGKSTLLRTLITALAVTHTPREVQFYCLDFGGGSLTALTGLPHVGSVTGRVDVERINRTVGEITSLLARRETAFAAEGVDSMATYRRRRAAGEFADDPHGDVFLVIDGWSILRQDFYDLGQTIIQLAARGLNYGIHLMVASPRWADIPSALRDQIASKFELRLGDAVDSIVGMRKAQEVPRIAGRGLTEDKHHFLTALPRIDGSGTPADLTEATQALVTAVREAWDGPAAPSVRMLPATLAVSELPPAEGIRIPLGVEENELAPFWHDFDATPHLIVVGDTESGKTNLLRHIARSITARYTSSEALFAMVDLRRELYDAVPEDHRLSYAVSLDAVREMAAAAAAAMVPRIPGPEITPDRLRDRDWWHGPQVFLLIDDYDLVSGNTYGSTPFDPLLEHLSHGAEMGLHLIVARSAGGAGRAMSDPLLRRLIDANTPSVLLSCPPSEGILFGDVKPREFPPGRGLWISRRRTTQVQTALSEE
- a CDS encoding S8 family serine peptidase, with the protein product MERTPWAQQLLGLRRAQELSLGDGVTVGIVDTGVDAGAAGLKGRSAGDGKRDCVGHGTFAAGIVAGGRRDGVGLVGVAPRARVFGVRATTAEGSTDADAIAAGVDAAVRGGSDVVLVSVAYGASSKRLRAAVAAAVKKDVVVVAPAAGGPQSSAAAYPAALPGVVGVAAVGVDGGPYPTGRKALSSPPDLVAPGDRVVGAGPGGGHFVGGGDAVAAAFVAGTAALVRAHDPSLSARAVVERLRATAVRADGTVPDPLAGYGLVDPAEAVSGIAVDEPSPGAVARAGANDSYRVPERPRVMSGRTAWVVAGGAAFLAVIAVALGVVVPRGRARGWRAGGLG
- a CDS encoding protein kinase domain-containing protein; translation: MQLPHNIGRYRLEKRLGSGAFGVVWMAHDDSLQAPVAIKVMADNWAHRLDLRERFLSEARLLRQAASPRVVQVHDIGELPDERPYFVMEYADGGTLEDRLADGPLPPDEALRLATEAARAVAVLHEAGILHRDIKPSNMLLRSELGAERPRLLVADLGLAKSLAHASGLTMTAGSAGYMAPEQAEPGEGIDARADVYGLGALAYHLLTGTVPASPGKVVPPGTLRPGLPARTEQSIMRALETNRDLRWPTATAFANELADLATQLPDTPDAQSTGAPGAPDASAPAAPGAPDAQATGSSVAEPTAGPVAEPTAGPVAEPTAGPVAEPTAGPVAEPTAGPVAEPTAGPVAEPTAGPVAEPTAGPVAEPTAGPVAEPTAGPVAEPTAGSGAGETATPAPEPIAASAEAQVADAPAQGNGVRGARRPRRLLLTAAAVASLAGLLAGAGWFVLDGRGTATTATPRASKNSPSPSASRSPAPANPVSASPSSTSASDRSSKSPTPTSTDSTGNAGGAEVTKAAGNALSPSTSPSKSATPDWTTTCVQPNSQISAGQSWRTNRTRMVMRTNGDLVIYDEDDRARWSSGTTGSGNRAYLQGDGNLVVFGASGESLWHSATQGHDGAVLCLGADGNVNIIYQDRAIWSAGTGH